The Thermomicrobiales bacterium genome contains the following window.
TCATGATCCTGAACCTGTACCCGTACAACTCCGGCCACTCGATGGTGGTGCCAAATGAGCACATCTCGGAGCTTGAGGATCTACCCGCCGCCACCCGCGATGAGATGTTCGCGCTGGCAGCAATTGCTACCGAGGCATCCCGCCGAGCGCTCGGCTGCGACGGATTCAACGTCGGCATGAATCTCGGCGCAGTCGCAGGAGCCGGCATCGCCGATCACTTGCACGTCCACGTCGTCCCACGCTGGAACGGCGATGCGAACTTCATGCCCATTGTCGGCGATACGAAGGTCTTGCCGGAGCTGCTGCCTGCGACCTACGCACGCATCCGCGGCGAGGTCGAGATCATCGTCGGCGCACGCGACGACAAGCCCATCACCCACGCCGGAGCCATTGTCATCGTGCCCGGGTCCGGTATCTTGCTTGCCGACGCTGATCAAACGCCAGCACTCCCGACCGCCAAAATTTCCTCCACGGAGACCGCCGCTCTGACAGCGCTGCGATCTATACAGGAATCGCTGCACACCAACGCAACGGTCGCAGGTTGGGCCGGAGTCGTGGATCACGGCGATCGACGCACGATCTATCTGCTCGCCACTGCAACCACGAACAAACAACGAGCGCTCCCGCTCGATAGCGTCACCACAACCTGGTCGGACACCGCCGAGCGACAGCTCCTGTCCGACAACGCTCCGGTTTTCAGAGTGATTGCGCAATGAGCCGTCGCGCAATGCTCCTGGACAATCGCGCTGCTGCGTTGTCGTCACCGCGCCAGCCACTGACATAGCCTGGAGGCAGCATCGGCCGGCGCATACATCGCGCTTGGTGACTCGATCGCGTTCGGCACCGGCTCCAGCCTGCCCCGAACGCGCGGCTACGTGGCGCTGGTCCATGACCTGCTCACGCAGCACGACGGCACGGAGATCTCGCTCAACAACCTGAGCCGTCCCGGCGAGACAGCCGATTCCTTCCAGAACAATGGTCAGCTGGCCCAGTTGCAGAACCTGATCACTCAGCTAGCCGACGCTGGCACACCGATCGCCGCTGCCACCCTCTCGCTCGGTGGCAACGAGATGCTTGACGCGCAGGGCGAAGACGCGACCGCGCGCCAGTCGCAGCTCGACGCATTCAGCACCTCCTACCCCGCCGCCCTCGCTGAAATTCGTAACCTGGTCGGCGAGCGGGTGACAATCGTCGTCACCACCTATTACGACCTGACGAGTGGCAATCCGAACGAACCGCAGTCCGATGCCTGGTGGGTGCAGCAGTTCAACGACATCATCAAGCAATCTGCGGCTGCATCAAACGCACAAGTAGCTGATGTCGCCACCGTATTCGAGGACCACATCGCCGACTTCACCCTCTGGCCAATCGACGTACATCCGAACAACGCCGGGCACATAGCCATCGCGAACGAAGTCTGGCGCGCGTTTGGCATCGACACCGTCACGCCAACGATCGACCTGGCGCCTACCATCGACGCATCTCGGTCAACGCCATCAATCCACTTCACTGGCACGGATGACACCGGCATCGTAGACATCACCATCAGCGCCGAATTCGCAACCACCTACGGCCCGTTTTCCACCGACGAGAGTGCGTACGTCGTACTGATCATCGTTTCCGATGGCTCGCAGCAAGCGCAGGTCACTGTCGAAGCACGCGACGCAGCCGGAAATGTGTCGACCGCATCAACCACCGTCCGGATCCCCTGACGCGGTCTCACTCGCGAATCAGCGAGATATCCCCGATCGGTGCCTCAAATTGCGCGGCAAGGTGCGCGATCGGACACTCAAAGCAACGCAACTCCCGACAGCCGTTCCGTCCGATCTGGTGCAGTCCCTGCACCTCAATCGCCCGCTTGACGACAAACGGCATGTCCCCGCAGATCTGCTGCAACGTTTGCCGGGCGATCACATCGTCGGGTCGCCCCGGCATTGTCTCCCAGACCTCGCCGATGCGCTCTGACAGCCCCTGCTCGCCCATCACGTCGGCATACGCCGCCAGGAACGGAGCGATGACATTGACCGCGATCTGGTCGGCGCGCGACTGACCCAGACGCGGTGACGCCAAGCGCAACCATCGCCGCCAGGCATCCGGGCGCTCCAGAGGGACACTAAGCACGGTCGCCAGCAACCCATCGCCCGCAGAAGAGCGCATGCAATCAGCAAACGACGCGAGACGACGCACCGGATGGTTCGTCGGACGAACCCGGTTCAGCTCCCAGACAGCATCGTCCACGCTCGCCAAGTGCCATTCGGCCATCAAGCGCA
Protein-coding sequences here:
- a CDS encoding HIT domain-containing protein is translated as MERLWSPWRMTYVGGNKQPDCVFCNALTAADDRESLVVHRGTNAFMILNLYPYNSGHSMVVPNEHISELEDLPAATRDEMFALAAIATEASRRALGCDGFNVGMNLGAVAGAGIADHLHVHVVPRWNGDANFMPIVGDTKVLPELLPATYARIRGEVEIIVGARDDKPITHAGAIVIVPGSGILLADADQTPALPTAKISSTETAALTALRSIQESLHTNATVAGWAGVVDHGDRRTIYLLATATTNKQRALPLDSVTTTWSDTAERQLLSDNAPVFRVIAQ
- a CDS encoding SGNH/GDSL hydrolase family protein: MPRTRGYVALVHDLLTQHDGTEISLNNLSRPGETADSFQNNGQLAQLQNLITQLADAGTPIAAATLSLGGNEMLDAQGEDATARQSQLDAFSTSYPAALAEIRNLVGERVTIVVTTYYDLTSGNPNEPQSDAWWVQQFNDIIKQSAAASNAQVADVATVFEDHIADFTLWPIDVHPNNAGHIAIANEVWRAFGIDTVTPTIDLAPTIDASRSTPSIHFTGTDDTGIVDITISAEFATTYGPFSTDESAYVVLIIVSDGSQQAQVTVEARDAAGNVSTASTTVRIP